A region of Streptomyces sp. WMMC500 DNA encodes the following proteins:
- a CDS encoding DUF4032 domain-containing protein, with product MEGERPRRPTVRPELQISATNPEHPAALLDLPWELPLEAWPDDCLVDLPRGISRHVVRFAEAGPEVVAIKEVPERPARREYELLRDLDRLGIPAVDALAVVTGRTGADGEPLEPALVTRHLVGSRPYRAMFETTLRPGTVNRLMDALAVLLVRLHLAGFAWGDCSLSNTLFRRDAGAYAAYLVDAETGQIQPRLSHGQREYDIELARMNISGELMDLEASGALHPSIDPIPFGAEIAGRYDDLWQELTSESVYPADKRHYIERRIRRLHDLGFDVAEMQITHSPGGDTVSFVPKVVDAGHHQRQLLRLTGMDTEENQARRLLNDLESWMATQDDYAPGDPLGARPEVLAHRWVREVFRPTVRAVPLELRGQLDPAQIYHEVLEHRWFLAEQRQQDVGLEAAVADYIETVLPRSAAGTAG from the coding sequence ATGGAAGGCGAACGACCGAGGAGGCCCACCGTGCGCCCGGAGCTGCAGATCAGCGCCACCAACCCGGAGCATCCCGCCGCGCTGCTCGACCTGCCCTGGGAGCTGCCGCTCGAGGCCTGGCCGGACGACTGCCTGGTCGACCTGCCACGGGGCATCTCCCGGCACGTGGTGCGCTTCGCCGAGGCCGGCCCCGAGGTCGTGGCGATCAAGGAGGTGCCGGAGCGCCCCGCCCGCCGGGAGTACGAGCTGCTGCGCGACCTCGACCGGCTCGGCATCCCCGCCGTGGACGCGCTCGCCGTCGTCACGGGACGCACCGGCGCCGACGGCGAACCGCTGGAGCCGGCGCTGGTCACCCGGCACCTGGTGGGCTCGCGACCGTACCGGGCGATGTTCGAGACGACGCTGCGCCCGGGCACCGTGAACCGGCTGATGGACGCGCTGGCCGTGCTGCTCGTGCGGCTGCATCTCGCGGGTTTCGCCTGGGGCGACTGCTCGCTGTCCAACACCCTCTTCCGCCGGGACGCCGGCGCGTACGCCGCGTATCTGGTGGACGCCGAGACCGGGCAGATCCAGCCGCGGCTCAGCCACGGCCAGCGGGAGTACGACATCGAGCTGGCCCGCATGAACATCTCGGGCGAGCTGATGGACCTGGAGGCCTCCGGGGCGCTGCACCCGTCGATCGACCCGATCCCCTTCGGCGCGGAGATCGCCGGTCGGTACGACGACCTGTGGCAGGAGCTGACCAGCGAGTCGGTCTACCCGGCCGACAAGCGGCACTACATCGAGCGCCGCATACGGCGCCTGCACGACCTCGGCTTCGACGTCGCCGAGATGCAGATCACGCACTCCCCGGGCGGCGACACCGTCTCGTTCGTGCCCAAGGTCGTCGACGCCGGCCACCACCAGCGCCAGTTGCTGCGGCTGACCGGCATGGACACCGAGGAGAACCAGGCCCGCCGGCTGCTCAACGACCTGGAGAGCTGGATGGCGACCCAGGACGACTACGCGCCCGGTGACCCGCTGGGGGCCCGTCCCGAGGTGCTGGCGCACCGCTGGGTGCGGGAGGTGTTCCGGCCGACGGTGCGTGCGGTGCCGCTGGAGCTGCGCGGCCAGCTCGATCCGGCGCAGATCTACCACGAGGTGCTGGAGCACCGCTGGTTCCTGGCCGAGCAGCGGCAGCAGGACGTGGGGCTGGAGGCCGCGGTCGCCGACTACATCGAGACCGTGCTGCCCCGCTCGGCGGCCGGCACCGCCGGCTGA
- a CDS encoding ABC transporter ATP-binding protein — MAVDETPEASTPPWRMLLSYARPHRRALFAGALLSLATGATGLALPLVARSLIDDLSEDRSIAGALVVMTVLVVANAGVGALGSYVLRRTAESVVLTARRRLSSYLLRLRIAAVDRTEPGDLMARVTSDSTLLREVTTDTLVGLGTGGLTAVATLVLMGVVDPVLLAVTAGVIAAAGTVIGVIVPRINRAAKQAAESVGLMGAALERVLGSLRTVKASGAEHREERAVHAAAEESWRQSVRAAKWSALAGNTAGLSMQVAFITVLAVGGARVATGAIEVGTLVAFLLYVFYLMAPIQQVVGAVAQYQSGAAALQRIREAQQLPAEPVAEPAALPEPGAPPASLAFEDVRFRYADDLPYVHHGVTFEVPPRGMTAFVGPSGAGKTTVFSLIERFYEPDAGRILLDGTDVTAWEIPALRAAIGYVEQDAPVLSGSLGDNLLFGNASAGEDDVRAVLKTTRLDDLVARLPQGLDTLVGHRGTKLSGGERQRVAIARALLRRPRLLLLDEATSQLDAVNEAALRDTVAEVARGTTVLVVAHRLSTVTSADRIVVMDAGEVRAVGTHAELVAGDRLYAELATTQFLAATAGTA; from the coding sequence GTGGCCGTGGACGAAACCCCTGAAGCAAGCACGCCGCCGTGGCGGATGCTGCTGTCCTACGCGCGTCCGCACCGCAGGGCGCTGTTCGCCGGGGCGTTGCTGTCGCTGGCGACGGGTGCGACCGGGCTGGCGCTGCCGCTGGTGGCGCGGTCGCTGATCGACGACCTGTCGGAGGACCGGTCCATCGCCGGGGCGCTGGTGGTGATGACGGTGCTGGTGGTCGCCAACGCCGGGGTCGGGGCGCTCGGTTCGTACGTGCTGCGGCGCACCGCCGAGTCGGTGGTGCTCACGGCGCGGCGCCGGCTCAGCTCGTATCTGCTGCGGCTGCGCATAGCGGCCGTGGACCGCACCGAGCCCGGTGACCTCATGGCCCGGGTGACGTCCGACTCCACGCTGCTGCGCGAGGTCACCACCGACACCCTCGTCGGACTCGGCACCGGCGGGCTGACCGCGGTGGCGACGCTGGTGCTGATGGGCGTCGTCGACCCGGTGCTGCTCGCGGTGACCGCCGGCGTCATCGCCGCCGCCGGCACGGTCATCGGCGTCATCGTGCCGCGCATCAACCGGGCGGCGAAGCAGGCGGCCGAGTCGGTGGGCCTGATGGGCGCGGCGCTGGAGCGGGTGCTCGGCTCGCTGCGCACGGTCAAGGCCTCCGGCGCCGAGCACCGCGAGGAGCGGGCGGTGCACGCCGCGGCCGAGGAGTCGTGGCGGCAGAGCGTGCGGGCCGCCAAGTGGTCGGCGCTGGCCGGGAACACGGCGGGACTGTCCATGCAGGTCGCCTTCATCACGGTCCTGGCGGTGGGCGGCGCGCGGGTGGCGACCGGAGCGATCGAGGTCGGCACGCTGGTCGCCTTCCTGCTCTACGTCTTCTACCTGATGGCGCCGATCCAGCAGGTGGTGGGCGCGGTCGCGCAGTACCAGTCGGGGGCCGCCGCGCTGCAGCGCATCCGCGAGGCACAGCAGTTGCCGGCCGAGCCCGTCGCCGAGCCCGCGGCGCTGCCGGAGCCGGGCGCCCCGCCGGCGTCGCTGGCGTTCGAGGACGTCCGCTTCCGGTACGCCGACGACCTGCCGTACGTGCACCACGGCGTCACCTTCGAGGTGCCGCCCCGCGGCATGACGGCGTTCGTCGGACCGTCGGGGGCGGGCAAGACGACCGTCTTCTCGCTGATCGAGCGGTTCTACGAGCCGGACGCCGGGCGGATACTCCTCGACGGCACCGACGTCACCGCCTGGGAGATACCCGCGCTGCGCGCCGCGATCGGGTACGTGGAGCAGGACGCCCCCGTGCTCTCCGGCTCGCTCGGTGACAACCTGCTGTTCGGCAACGCCTCGGCCGGCGAGGACGACGTGCGGGCGGTGCTGAAGACCACCCGGCTCGACGATCTGGTGGCCCGGCTGCCCCAGGGCCTGGACACCCTCGTGGGCCACCGCGGCACCAAGCTGTCCGGCGGCGAGCGCCAGCGCGTCGCGATCGCCCGCGCCCTGCTGCGCCGGCCCAGGCTGCTGCTGCTCGACGAGGCCACGTCGCAGTTGGACGCGGTCAACGAGGCGGCCCTGCGCGACACCGTCGCGGAGGTGGCGCGCGGCACCACCGTGCTCGTCGTCGCGCACCGGCTGTCGACCGTCACCAGCGCCGACCGGATCGTGGTGATGGACGCCGGCGAGGTGCGGGCCGTGGGCACCCACGCGGAGCTGGTCGCCGGCGACCGGCTCTACGCCGAGCTGGCCACCACCCAGTTCCTCGCCGCCACCGCCGGCACCGCATGA
- a CDS encoding histidine kinase, translating to MPAATAALLLGAVVVLCAAAALIGVHVVRNRQYGTPQERAAYETLHTASLAAPPLRTGLTADSAGRAAPHLRDLLGTPALALADGKGELLAWDGPEGTPGHDHSAAVPGAAAQVTESGRTQVIGPREVACAWPDCPLRHAVAVPLAVAGRVEGVLAVFTSQPSAGLVRAASEVARWVSAQLELAELDSSRAAASEAELRALRAQISPHFIYNSLSTVASFVRTDPERARELIVEFAEFTRYSFRRHGDFTSLSEELRCIDRYLLLERARFGGRLEVSLRVAPEVLSVVVPFLCLQPLVENAVRHGLEKKPGPGRLTITAADGGSEALISVEDDGAGMAAETLARTLAGDLAELAELAGDAPRAPGIGLRNVDERLRQVYGDAYGLVIETAPGAGTKVHVRVPKFHPDAVQSGPGGM from the coding sequence ATGCCGGCCGCCACCGCCGCGCTGCTGCTCGGCGCCGTCGTGGTGCTCTGCGCCGCCGCGGCGCTCATCGGCGTGCACGTCGTGCGCAACCGGCAGTACGGCACCCCGCAGGAGCGTGCCGCCTACGAGACGCTGCACACCGCCTCCCTGGCCGCGCCCCCGCTGCGCACCGGTCTCACCGCCGACAGCGCCGGCCGCGCCGCCCCGCATCTGCGCGACCTGCTCGGCACGCCCGCGCTCGCGCTCGCCGACGGCAAGGGCGAGCTGCTGGCCTGGGACGGCCCCGAGGGCACGCCGGGCCACGACCACTCCGCCGCCGTCCCCGGTGCCGCGGCGCAGGTGACGGAGAGCGGCCGCACGCAGGTCATCGGCCCCCGCGAGGTGGCCTGCGCCTGGCCGGACTGCCCCCTGCGGCACGCCGTGGCGGTGCCGCTGGCGGTCGCCGGCCGCGTCGAGGGCGTGCTCGCCGTCTTCACCTCCCAGCCCTCCGCGGGCCTGGTGCGCGCCGCCTCCGAGGTGGCCCGCTGGGTCTCCGCGCAACTGGAGCTGGCCGAGCTGGACAGCTCCCGGGCCGCCGCCAGCGAGGCGGAGCTGCGGGCGCTGCGCGCGCAGATCTCGCCGCACTTCATCTACAACTCCCTGTCCACCGTCGCCTCCTTCGTGCGCACCGACCCGGAGCGCGCCCGCGAGCTGATCGTGGAGTTCGCCGAGTTCACCCGCTACTCCTTCCGCCGCCACGGCGACTTCACCTCCCTCTCCGAGGAGCTGCGCTGCATCGACCGCTACCTGCTGCTGGAGCGCGCCCGCTTCGGCGGCCGGCTGGAGGTCTCGCTGCGGGTGGCGCCGGAGGTGCTGAGCGTCGTGGTGCCGTTCCTGTGCCTGCAGCCGCTGGTGGAGAACGCCGTCCGGCACGGGCTGGAGAAGAAGCCGGGCCCGGGACGGCTCACGATCACCGCGGCGGACGGCGGCAGCGAGGCGCTGATCAGCGTCGAGGACGACGGCGCCGGCATGGCGGCGGAGACGCTGGCCCGCACCCTGGCCGGCGACCTGGCGGAGCTGGCCGAGCTGGCGGGGGACGCGCCGCGGGCGCCGGGCATCGGGCTGCGGAACGTCGACGAGCGGCTGCGGCAGGTCTACGGGGACGCCTACGGACTCGTCATCGAGACCGCCCCGGGCGCCGGTACGAAGGTGCACGTCCGGGTGCCGAAGTTCCATCCGGACGCGGTGCAGAGCGGCCCCGGCGGGATGTGA